A portion of the Acidisarcina polymorpha genome contains these proteins:
- a CDS encoding TetR/AcrR family transcriptional regulator, with amino-acid sequence MTVQERRARERVEIRELILDAARELFVEQGYEGVSMRKVARRIDYSPTAIYLHFADKEALFKELCGRDFAALAAVFQELSTIRNPKERLTACGRAYIEFAVAHPNHYRLMFMTPMNLPVGEEELKNRGNPDQNAYAYVRSLLVECMREGLFRLELTDADLMAQTIWAAVHGVAALEITQCKADAIDWRSLRERSDLMLEAIMHGMARTSEHLPDLTKTP; translated from the coding sequence ATGACAGTCCAAGAGCGGCGAGCGCGGGAGCGAGTGGAGATTCGGGAGTTGATTCTGGATGCGGCCCGCGAGTTATTCGTCGAGCAGGGGTATGAAGGTGTATCGATGCGCAAAGTGGCGCGCAGGATTGACTATTCGCCTACCGCCATCTATCTCCATTTCGCAGATAAAGAGGCGCTTTTTAAGGAACTATGTGGGCGAGACTTTGCCGCACTGGCGGCCGTTTTTCAAGAGCTCTCGACGATTCGCAATCCGAAGGAACGCCTCACAGCCTGTGGGCGAGCGTACATCGAGTTTGCCGTTGCGCACCCCAACCACTACCGATTGATGTTCATGACGCCGATGAACCTTCCGGTCGGCGAGGAAGAACTGAAGAATAGGGGCAATCCCGATCAGAACGCCTATGCCTACGTGCGGTCGCTTCTGGTCGAATGCATGCGGGAGGGGTTGTTCCGCTTGGAACTGACGGATGCCGATCTCATGGCCCAGACAATCTGGGCGGCAGTGCACGGAGTGGCAGCACTCGAAATAACGCAGTGCAAGGCAGACGCCATCGATTGGCGTTCGCTCCGGGAGCGCAGCGATCTTATGCTGGAGGCGATCATGCATGGCATGGCCCGCACCAGTGAGCACTTGCCCGACCTCACGAAGACGCCCTAA
- a CDS encoding ABC transporter permease, translating into MPPIARRNLFHDKVRLIVTLTGITFAVVLMVVELGLFLGFSTTTTGLIDHSGADLWVASQRIPYIEQGGIFSERKLYQVRATPGVSSAEKYIARFGS; encoded by the coding sequence ATGCCCCCGATCGCAAGACGGAACCTCTTTCACGATAAAGTCCGACTTATTGTCACCCTAACGGGTATCACCTTTGCCGTGGTGCTGATGGTCGTGGAGCTGGGGCTGTTCCTCGGATTTAGTACTACTACGACGGGCCTGATCGATCATTCGGGCGCCGATCTTTGGGTCGCGTCGCAGCGCATTCCCTACATCGAACAGGGCGGCATTTTCAGCGAACGCAAGCTTTACCAGGTGCGGGCAACGCCGGGTGTCTCGTCGGCAGAGAAGTACATTGCACGATTCGGCAGCTGA
- a CDS encoding ABC transporter permease codes for MQVVGFNVDQKMGAPWNVVSGNTADLKAPDAAMIDELYKDKLGLKQLGQVVEINGHRVRVVGFTHGIRSFTTSPYVFMTFKNAQQVANLKEPDTVFILIKAAPGIGLEALRESLQRRLRDVDVLTTKRFSAMTRGYWMFTTGAGVSVLIAAALGLVVGIVVVTQTIYATTVDHLREYGTLKAMGAPNSYIYRIILEQAAIAAVLGYAQGMMVSLVVVHGGTTGGAAIILTWQSALVMFFLTGAMCLIAATVSIQKVLTIDPAMVFKN; via the coding sequence GTGCAAGTAGTGGGCTTCAATGTAGATCAGAAGATGGGGGCGCCATGGAACGTTGTCAGCGGGAATACTGCAGACCTGAAGGCTCCGGACGCGGCGATGATCGATGAGCTTTATAAGGACAAGCTCGGTCTGAAGCAGCTAGGACAGGTCGTCGAGATCAATGGCCATCGCGTGCGAGTGGTCGGGTTCACTCATGGCATCCGGTCATTTACGACTTCGCCGTATGTGTTCATGACCTTCAAGAACGCGCAGCAGGTAGCCAACTTGAAGGAGCCGGATACAGTCTTCATTCTCATCAAGGCGGCTCCCGGCATTGGCCTTGAAGCCCTGCGGGAGAGCTTGCAGCGGAGATTGCGCGACGTAGACGTGCTGACCACGAAACGGTTTAGTGCGATGACGCGAGGATATTGGATGTTCACCACAGGAGCGGGGGTTTCGGTGCTGATCGCCGCGGCGCTCGGACTCGTAGTTGGCATTGTGGTCGTCACCCAGACCATCTATGCAACGACCGTGGATCATCTGCGCGAGTACGGGACGCTGAAGGCGATGGGCGCGCCGAACAGCTATATCTACCGGATCATTCTGGAGCAGGCCGCAATTGCGGCGGTGCTCGGCTACGCGCAGGGAATGATGGTGAGCCTGGTGGTGGTGCATGGCGGAACGACCGGCGGCGCGGCAATCATCCTGACATGGCAATCGGCCTTGGTGATGTTTTTTCTTACCGGAGCCATGTGCCTGATTGCGGCGACGGTCTCGATTCAGAAGGTGCTGACGATCGATCCGGCAATGGTGTTCAAGAACTGA
- a CDS encoding ABC transporter ATP-binding protein, protein MQPAIRVRGVSKVYSEGSMRVSALEEIDLDVCSGEVLLLMGPSGSGKTTLLSIMGCILRPTSGSVRVAGIETTTMSQRDLPAVRLQHIGFVFQAFNLFPTLTVSENVEVALDLKGIRGQRARRQARELLAEVGLSEKVNTLPADLSGGQKQRVALARALAGDPEVLLADEPTAALDSHTGRTVMQLMCDLAHQRDRAVAIVTHDNRILDMGDRIVRIEDGRIVATQNVQGLLSQCSSQTSNTHSESADAAYTGAV, encoded by the coding sequence ATGCAACCAGCGATTCGGGTTCGAGGAGTCAGCAAGGTCTATTCCGAGGGATCAATGCGTGTATCGGCGCTAGAGGAGATTGATCTCGACGTCTGCAGCGGAGAAGTGCTGCTTCTCATGGGTCCCTCGGGCAGCGGCAAGACCACGCTCTTGTCGATCATGGGCTGCATTCTGCGGCCGACTTCAGGAAGTGTGCGGGTCGCTGGAATCGAAACGACAACGATGAGCCAGCGAGACTTGCCGGCGGTCCGGCTGCAGCATATTGGTTTTGTCTTCCAGGCCTTCAATCTTTTTCCGACGTTGACGGTGAGTGAAAACGTCGAAGTGGCCCTCGATTTAAAGGGCATCCGAGGGCAACGGGCTAGAAGGCAGGCTCGAGAGCTGCTCGCGGAAGTCGGGCTTTCAGAGAAAGTCAATACGCTACCCGCCGATTTGAGCGGCGGACAGAAGCAGCGGGTCGCATTGGCACGGGCCTTGGCCGGAGACCCGGAAGTGCTGCTGGCTGACGAACCGACAGCGGCGCTGGATTCTCATACCGGGCGGACGGTGATGCAATTGATGTGCGATCTGGCTCACCAGCGGGATAGAGCTGTCGCGATCGTGACCCACGATAACCGAATTCTGGACATGGGCGACCGGATCGTCCGCATCGAGGACGGGCGGATCGTGGCTACTCAGAACGTGCAAGGTCTTCTGTCACAGTGTTCGTCACAAACATCGAATACGCATTCGGAGAGCGCGGATGCCGCTTATACGGGGGCAGTATGA
- a CDS encoding HlyD family secretion protein, translated as MKRQYWMLGGVGLVAAAVAVNGFQRSGQVKAASVKSGQHAEVSMAGSRYVAGPGKVEPVSEDIKVGSELSGKLKQVLVEEGDLVHRGQIVAELENADYRAAILSAEATVEQREAELRKVINGARTQERREAYATVEQNKAVMENAKAEMDRRNQLFDAGIVSREDQERYVRQYDVALANYNEAFQHHSLVDDKPREEDRAAAEAALALTKAEASEARAKYEKTLIRSPIDGVVLRKHHRSGESVSNSSTVPDPIVTIGDNSVLRVRMDVDETDVAKVKVGQPAYVTADAYGGERFQGHVIRVGKELGRKNVQTDEPTEKVDTKILETLIQLDSGADLPVGLRVDAFVHTGGNAQ; from the coding sequence ATGAAAAGACAATATTGGATGTTAGGGGGGGTCGGCTTGGTTGCGGCTGCAGTTGCGGTCAATGGCTTTCAGCGGTCAGGACAAGTCAAGGCCGCTTCCGTCAAAAGTGGACAGCATGCAGAAGTCAGTATGGCGGGAAGCCGGTATGTTGCTGGGCCGGGGAAGGTCGAGCCAGTCTCCGAAGACATCAAGGTTGGATCGGAGTTGAGTGGAAAACTGAAGCAGGTCTTGGTTGAAGAGGGCGACCTCGTTCACCGCGGCCAGATAGTGGCGGAGCTAGAGAATGCTGACTATCGGGCAGCGATTTTGTCCGCCGAAGCAACCGTTGAGCAACGTGAGGCCGAATTGCGGAAGGTGATCAATGGCGCCCGCACGCAGGAGCGGAGAGAGGCTTATGCCACGGTCGAACAGAACAAGGCGGTCATGGAAAATGCTAAGGCGGAGATGGACCGTCGCAACCAGCTTTTCGACGCCGGCATTGTCTCCCGCGAGGATCAGGAGCGATATGTCCGCCAATATGACGTAGCGCTGGCGAATTACAACGAAGCTTTTCAACATCACTCGCTGGTCGACGATAAGCCCCGCGAAGAAGACCGGGCGGCAGCGGAGGCGGCGCTGGCGCTTACCAAAGCAGAGGCTTCGGAAGCGCGGGCGAAATATGAGAAGACGTTGATCCGGTCGCCGATTGATGGAGTTGTATTGCGCAAGCACCATCGTTCGGGAGAGAGCGTGAGTAATTCTTCAACCGTGCCCGATCCTATCGTGACGATTGGAGATAACTCCGTCCTCCGGGTTCGAATGGATGTGGACGAGACCGATGTCGCCAAAGTGAAGGTTGGGCAACCTGCTTATGTCACCGCCGACGCTTATGGAGGAGAAAGATTTCAGGGCCATGTCATTCGGGTCGGCAAGGAGTTAGGAAGAAAGAACGTGCAGACCGATGAACCTACAGAGAAGGTCGATACAAAGATCCTGGAAACGCTCATCCAGTTAGATTCGGGGGCAGATCTGCCGGTCGGTCTACGGGTGGACGCTTTTGTGCATACAGGAGGGAATGCACAATGA
- a CDS encoding DUF4260 family protein, which yields MNTETAGMRVDVLLRGEGLIALVVSCVAFGSLYPGKWWLFFLWFLAPDIALLGYLGQKKEATSRPAAVIFYNIVHTYILPLLLGLLAWKYQSGVAGQASLIWLSHISFDRLLGYGLKSPGNFSRTHIQASAMS from the coding sequence ATGAATACGGAGACTGCCGGGATGCGCGTCGATGTTCTTCTCCGCGGCGAAGGCTTGATCGCTTTGGTGGTGAGTTGCGTGGCCTTTGGTTCTTTATATCCCGGCAAATGGTGGCTCTTTTTCTTATGGTTCCTTGCTCCGGATATCGCCTTGCTTGGATATCTTGGACAAAAGAAGGAAGCGACTTCGCGGCCCGCTGCGGTGATTTTTTATAACATCGTACACACCTACATCTTGCCGCTCTTGCTCGGGCTGTTGGCGTGGAAGTATCAATCCGGGGTCGCGGGACAGGCATCTTTGATCTGGCTCTCGCATATCAGTTTCGACCGGCTACTGGGATATGGTTTGAAGTCCCCGGGCAATTTTAGCCGGACCCACATCCAAGCGTCAGCTATGTCTTGA
- a CDS encoding tetratricopeptide repeat protein, whose translation MDNRPESPLTRGYNARRENRLEDAKEAFTEAVSLYRKSNNPRLLAQSLTNLGATERDLGATEGARECYEEATALFRTVNDPLSLAQTVRHVGDILREEGRLAPAEPHYREALDIYCGQEDTPPLDLANAIRGFALLQQETGHREEALELWQEARELYAYVEVDAGVAESDEQIGKLTVAETR comes from the coding sequence ATGGACAATCGACCCGAATCCCCACTGACGCGCGGCTACAACGCGCGTAGAGAAAACCGCCTTGAGGACGCGAAAGAAGCCTTCACGGAGGCAGTTTCTCTTTACCGAAAGTCCAACAACCCGCGTCTGCTCGCGCAATCGTTGACCAATCTGGGAGCAACGGAAAGAGACCTGGGAGCGACCGAAGGTGCGCGGGAATGCTACGAAGAAGCGACGGCGCTCTTTCGCACGGTGAACGATCCGTTGAGCCTTGCGCAGACGGTGCGCCATGTGGGCGACATCCTTCGCGAGGAAGGAAGGTTGGCGCCGGCGGAACCCCATTACCGGGAAGCCCTTGATATTTACTGCGGCCAGGAAGATACGCCTCCGCTCGATTTGGCAAATGCGATTCGCGGATTTGCGCTTCTTCAACAAGAGACTGGGCACCGGGAAGAAGCGCTCGAACTCTGGCAAGAGGCGCGGGAGCTTTATGCGTATGTGGAAGTGGACGCCGGTGTAGCGGAGAGCGATGAGCAAATAGGCAAGCTGACAGTGGCTGAAACGCGCTGA
- a CDS encoding Ig-like domain repeat protein, whose protein sequence is MKSSLPVAFTLLAISQIAASGQGTDPSAASSGQSHIQTSGGVSTPATNYGKLPLSFEGNQGQTDSQVRFLSRGQGYSLFLTDTSAVLALTKRDPASPKLDRLHGQLRNVPAKAKAAETDVVRMELAGVAHGLRVDGADPLPGKNNYFLSSDRTKWRTDVPTYAKVKYSGVYPGVDLVYYGNHQQLEFDFVVAPLADVKPVRLHFEGAEKLQIDADGNLTIRAKNGEVAFHKPVVYQLKGGQREAVDGRFKLLTTNDVGFDLSQYDHSRELVIDPTLAYSTYFGGSGFTELEAPITADAIGNVYAAGITYSTDFPAQSGALGGSLSRKSGVIFVTKVNQAGSAIDYTAFFPSDGGTYPSALAIDPASNVYVTGGASAGFPTTAGAYQECPNVESYFVLKLNATGNALDYSTCFTAQINGVAVDGAGNAYLTGLANGQFYPPSYVPTTPGAFQTAAKNNGANSAFVTKLNPEGTNLLYSTYLGGSPVKGADYRGDYGLAITVDGVGHAFVCGGTSGTHFPTTPGALQTTNRAVSTGASYSGQNAFVSKFNLTGTELIYSTYLGGSASFIAQSLLSGDVAHAIAVDQQGYAYVAGDAVSTDFPVTSTAFQKVNDGTVVGFVSKLNPAGTALAYSTYLGGSEFAPKSSLIGAHIDDLGIDAQGDAFVTGFTTATNFPVTPDAFQSVNHSSGGNVYLTGLNPTGSSLVYSTYLGGSASGYDGDSRYGVGIDGLGNVYLGAFAISNDFPITKGVLETEPGVAFLAKFALHGATTTTLSSSSNPAPAGRSVTLTAAVAPVDGTGTPTGLVSFIVDGVNVAHVPLDGSGTAAYETSSLVVGTHLVSASYLGDPKAYSSSGDGLTENITGQIAAPTFPKLGGTYITPLSVAIESSSPGAVIHYTTDGTPPTSSSAIYKSPFSIVSTTTVKAIAVESGDTQSAVATATYTIAPGSIATTTTLTSSSNPSTVGESVKFTATVTAASGPPTGSVSFKNGSVIVGTAPLVHGVASFSISGLTPDAHAIAAIYTGSATDAASGMGITQEVNQ, encoded by the coding sequence GTGAAATCTTCTCTTCCAGTCGCGTTCACTCTCTTAGCCATCAGCCAGATTGCAGCCTCCGGACAGGGGACCGATCCCTCCGCGGCAAGCTCCGGACAAAGCCATATTCAAACCTCTGGCGGAGTGTCTACGCCGGCCACCAACTACGGCAAGTTGCCATTAAGTTTTGAAGGGAATCAGGGACAGACCGATTCTCAGGTTCGGTTCCTCTCCCGCGGCCAAGGATATTCGTTGTTTCTCACCGACACATCTGCGGTCCTCGCCTTGACCAAAAGAGATCCGGCCAGCCCGAAGCTGGATCGCCTTCACGGCCAGCTTCGGAACGTGCCAGCCAAGGCGAAAGCCGCTGAAACCGATGTGGTGCGGATGGAGCTTGCCGGCGTTGCACATGGATTGCGGGTCGATGGAGCAGATCCGTTGCCGGGGAAAAACAACTATTTCCTCAGTAGCGACCGGACAAAATGGCGGACGGATGTGCCAACTTACGCCAAGGTCAAGTACAGCGGCGTCTATCCGGGCGTCGATCTGGTCTACTACGGCAACCACCAGCAGCTGGAATTCGACTTCGTAGTCGCGCCACTTGCAGACGTTAAGCCAGTGCGGCTGCATTTTGAGGGGGCTGAAAAGCTCCAGATCGATGCAGACGGTAACTTGACGATCCGCGCGAAGAACGGTGAAGTTGCCTTCCATAAACCGGTGGTCTACCAGTTGAAAGGTGGCCAGCGGGAGGCCGTGGATGGACGGTTCAAATTACTGACGACGAATGATGTGGGCTTCGATCTAAGCCAATATGACCATAGCCGGGAACTGGTGATCGACCCGACATTGGCGTATTCGACCTACTTTGGCGGGAGTGGCTTTACCGAACTCGAGGCTCCGATTACGGCCGACGCGATCGGCAACGTTTACGCTGCCGGGATTACGTACTCGACCGACTTTCCTGCGCAATCCGGTGCGCTTGGAGGCTCGCTGAGTCGCAAATCGGGAGTGATCTTCGTCACCAAGGTGAATCAGGCTGGCTCGGCGATTGACTATACGGCATTTTTCCCTTCCGATGGCGGCACCTATCCTTCTGCGCTTGCGATCGACCCGGCAAGCAATGTCTATGTCACCGGGGGCGCCTCTGCCGGCTTTCCGACAACTGCTGGAGCCTACCAAGAGTGCCCCAACGTAGAGAGCTACTTCGTCCTCAAGCTAAATGCCACGGGGAATGCTTTGGATTATTCGACCTGTTTCACCGCCCAAATCAACGGAGTTGCTGTAGACGGAGCAGGCAATGCTTACCTTACCGGATTGGCAAATGGACAATTCTATCCGCCGAGTTACGTTCCCACGACTCCAGGCGCCTTTCAAACTGCGGCCAAGAATAACGGTGCGAATTCCGCCTTTGTCACTAAGTTGAATCCTGAAGGAACGAATCTCTTGTATTCGACTTACCTCGGAGGCAGTCCTGTGAAGGGGGCAGATTACCGGGGAGACTATGGCCTTGCCATTACCGTAGATGGCGTGGGGCACGCTTTCGTCTGCGGCGGTACCTCGGGCACACACTTTCCGACAACCCCCGGTGCGCTACAAACGACCAATCGCGCTGTCTCCACGGGTGCTAGCTATAGCGGCCAGAACGCCTTTGTCTCTAAATTCAATCTCACGGGCACCGAGCTGATCTACTCCACCTATCTTGGTGGTTCCGCTTCATTCATTGCGCAGTCGCTGTTGTCCGGTGATGTTGCCCATGCCATCGCGGTGGACCAGCAAGGCTACGCTTACGTTGCCGGCGACGCGGTCTCTACAGACTTTCCCGTAACCTCTACTGCATTCCAGAAAGTAAACGATGGCACCGTAGTTGGATTTGTCAGCAAGCTGAATCCGGCGGGCACGGCGCTGGCATACTCTACCTACCTAGGCGGTTCGGAGTTTGCTCCTAAGTCGAGCCTTATCGGTGCACACATCGATGATCTCGGCATTGACGCCCAAGGGGATGCTTTTGTGACTGGGTTCACAACCGCAACGAACTTCCCGGTAACTCCTGACGCCTTCCAGAGTGTCAACCACAGCTCCGGAGGGAACGTCTACTTGACCGGTCTTAATCCGACCGGCTCCTCGCTGGTCTATTCGACTTATCTCGGAGGGAGCGCTAGCGGCTATGACGGGGATTCCCGCTACGGGGTCGGCATCGATGGACTAGGGAATGTGTATCTTGGGGCATTCGCAATCTCGAACGACTTCCCGATTACCAAGGGTGTCTTGGAAACGGAACCGGGCGTTGCGTTCCTCGCGAAATTTGCTCTTCACGGCGCCACAACGACCACGCTCAGCTCCAGTAGCAACCCGGCTCCAGCCGGCAGGAGCGTCACACTGACTGCTGCGGTCGCTCCGGTCGACGGAACCGGAACCCCCACCGGACTGGTGAGCTTCATCGTGGATGGCGTCAATGTGGCGCACGTCCCCCTTGACGGCTCCGGCACTGCTGCCTATGAAACCAGCAGCCTCGTCGTGGGTACTCACCTCGTCAGCGCCAGCTATCTTGGAGACCCGAAGGCCTACTCCTCCAGCGGCGATGGGCTGACCGAGAACATCACCGGCCAGATCGCAGCCCCAACCTTCCCGAAATTAGGCGGCACCTATATCACTCCACTCTCCGTAGCTATTGAGAGTTCTTCGCCGGGCGCGGTCATTCACTACACCACCGATGGAACTCCGCCAACCAGTTCCTCGGCGATATACAAATCCCCGTTCTCTATCGTCTCTACGACTACCGTCAAAGCGATTGCAGTGGAGAGCGGAGATACACAGAGTGCGGTCGCGACGGCCACCTACACCATTGCGCCGGGTAGCATTGCGACGACGACCACGCTTACTTCCTCGAGTAACCCTTCCACCGTTGGAGAATCCGTGAAGTTCACGGCCACGGTTACGGCGGCATCCGGGCCCCCTACCGGCAGCGTGTCCTTTAAGAATGGAAGCGTGATTGTCGGCACGGCTCCGCTGGTCCATGGTGTAGCCAGCTTCAGTATTTCGGGTTTGACGCCGGATGCCCATGCCATCGCTGCTATCTATACCGGCAGCGCTACCGATGCGGCGAGCGGAATGGGCATCACTCAGGAGGTCAACCAGTAA
- a CDS encoding proline dehydrogenase family protein, with protein MPVLRSAFIALSRNSGLRSFSESSPIGQRLSSRFVAGLEIEDALRATETLNAQGIAATLDSLGENVENPDAARRSAEIYHQLLDAIRKRGLNANVSVKLTQMGLELNPDLASGITAELVGHAVQTDNFVRIDMEGSALTQATLDIVRGLHAGQSSTGPHAGHVGVVIQAYLYRSEKDICELIADGIRIRLCKGAYQEPAQVAFPSKADVDANFVRLMRILVRSGIYHGIATHDEAMIEATRQFVRERKIDPTSFEFQMLYGVRRDLQRALVDQGYRVRVYIPFGREWYPYFMRRLAERPANVLFLAKNFFKN; from the coding sequence ATGCCTGTCCTTCGCTCTGCCTTTATCGCTCTATCTAGAAACTCCGGGCTACGCAGCTTTTCCGAATCTTCGCCCATCGGCCAACGTCTGTCCTCCCGCTTCGTTGCCGGCCTGGAGATCGAGGACGCTCTACGCGCAACCGAGACCCTGAACGCTCAAGGCATTGCCGCCACCCTCGATAGTCTCGGCGAGAACGTAGAAAACCCGGATGCGGCGAGGCGCAGCGCCGAAATCTATCACCAACTTCTGGATGCGATTCGCAAGCGCGGCTTGAACGCCAATGTGAGCGTCAAACTCACCCAGATGGGGCTCGAACTCAATCCCGATCTCGCCTCCGGGATCACAGCAGAACTCGTAGGCCATGCCGTTCAGACCGATAATTTCGTTCGCATCGACATGGAAGGCTCAGCTCTTACCCAGGCAACCCTCGACATCGTGCGAGGATTGCATGCGGGTCAGAGTTCGACTGGCCCCCACGCCGGACACGTCGGCGTTGTCATTCAGGCCTACCTCTACCGCAGCGAAAAGGACATTTGTGAATTGATCGCCGATGGCATTCGCATTCGTCTGTGCAAGGGCGCTTACCAGGAACCGGCCCAAGTCGCCTTTCCCTCGAAAGCCGATGTCGACGCCAACTTCGTTCGATTGATGCGGATCCTGGTCAGAAGCGGCATCTATCACGGCATCGCGACGCACGATGAGGCCATGATCGAAGCAACTCGCCAGTTCGTCCGCGAACGCAAGATCGATCCAACCAGCTTCGAGTTTCAGATGCTCTACGGAGTTCGCCGCGACCTCCAGCGCGCCCTGGTTGATCAGGGCTACCGCGTCCGCGTGTACATCCCCTTCGGCCGCGAATGGTATCCCTACTTCATGCGCCGATTGGCCGAACGCCCGGCCAATGTGCTCTTCCTGGCCAAAAACTTTTTTAAGAATTAG